The genomic DNA TAGACGACCAGGACGGCGGCCGTGACGGCGTACGTGATTTTGGCGCGCATGTCCGTCAGTTCAGGTCCAGGAAGTGCTCCAGGCCGAACGTGAGGCCGGGAGTGGTGACGACACGGCGGGCGCCGAGCAGGATGCCCGGCATGAAGCTGCTGTGGTGCAGCGAGTCGTGGCGGACGGTGAGGGTCTCGCCCTCGGCGCCGAGCAGCACTTCCTGGTGCGCGAGCAGGCCGCGCAGGCGGACCGCGTGCACCGGGACACCGTCGACGTTCGCACCGCGGGCACCGTCCAGGGCCGTCACCGTGGCGTCGGGCTGCGGAGCGCTGCCCGCCTTGCGGCGGGCCTCGGCGATGAGCTGGGCGGTGCGCGTGGCCGTGCCGCTGGGGGCGTCCACCTTGTTCGGGTGGTGCAGCTCGACGACCTCGACGGACTCGAAGTACGGCGCCGCGAGCTGCGCAAACTTCATGGTCAGCACGGCCCCGATGGAGAAGTTGGGCGCGATGAGCACACC from Streptomyces avermitilis MA-4680 = NBRC 14893 includes the following:
- the dapB gene encoding 4-hydroxy-tetrahydrodipicolinate reductase produces the protein MSKLRVAVLGVKGRIGSEAVRAVEAAEDMELVAALGRGDKLETLADTGAQVAVELTTPASVMGNLDFCVRHGIHAVVGTTGWTDDRLAQLKGWLAQSPETGVLIAPNFSIGAVLTMKFAQLAAPYFESVEVVELHHPNKVDAPSGTATRTAQLIAEARRKAGSAPQPDATVTALDGARGANVDGVPVHAVRLRGLLAHQEVLLGAEGETLTVRHDSLHHSSFMPGILLGARRVVTTPGLTFGLEHFLDLN